CCCCCCGTCCATGAAAATGGGCGCCGCCTTCCTCGTTGGCGCGATGCTGGCATTTGATATGGGTGGGCCCATCAACAAAACCGCATGGTTTTTCTGCTTCTCACTGCTGGAAAAACATATCTATGACTGGTACGCCATCGTCGGCGTAGTGGCGCTAATGCCTCCCGTCGCGGCAGGCATTGCCACGTATCTGACACCCAAACTGTTTACCTCACAGGAGAAGGCCGCCGCGAGCAGCGCGATTGTGGTCGGCGCCACTGTCGCCACCGAACCCGCAATTCCTTACGCCCTGGCCGCCCCGCTGCCAATGATTACCGCCAATACACTCTCCGGTGGTATTACCGGAATGCTGGTGATCGCTTTCGGAATCAAACGCCTCGCGCCGGGATTAGGTATTTTTGATCCGCTGATTGGCCTGATGTCGCCGGTAGGCTCCTTTTACCTGGTGCTGGCTATTGGCCTCGCACTGAACATTGCGTTGATTATCATCCTGAAAGGGCTGTGGCTGAGACGCAAGACCGCGCAACAGGAACATGCACATGAACATTAAGTTACTTCAGCAATTATGCGAAGCCAGCGCGGTCAGTGGCGATGAACAAGAAGTGCGCGCAATTCTCATCAATGAGCTGGAATCCTGCGTGGATGAAATGACGTTTGACGGCCTCGGCAGTTTTGTTGCTCGTAAAGGTCATTGTGGGCCAAAGGTGGCAGTCGTCGGTCATATGGATGAAGTCGGCTTTATGGTCACACATATCGACGATAGCGGTTTTCTGCATTTTACGACAATTGGGAGTTGGTGGAGTCAGTCGATGCTGAACCACCGGGTCACTATTTGTACCCGCAAGCGATTTAAAATCCCTGGTATTATCGGTTCCGTTGCACCGCATGCCCTCACCGAAAAACAGAAACATCAACCACTGACATTTGACGAAATGTTCATTGATATTGGCGCGAGCAGCCGCGAAGAGGTAGAAAAGCGCGGTATTGCGATCGGTGACTTCATTAGCCCAGAGGCGAACTTTGCCTGCTGGGGCGACGACAAAATCGTCGGCAAAGCACTGGATAATCGTGTCGGCTGCGCCCTGATGGCAGAACTTTTGCAGTCCGTCGATAATCCTAATATCACCCTCTATGGCGTGGGCAGTGTGGAGGAAGAGGTGGGGCTGCGCGGCGCGCAAACCTCAGCAGAACACATCAGGCCCGACGTGGTTATCGTCCTGGATACTGCTGTTGCTGGTGATGTCCCTGGAATCGACAACACCAAATACCCATTGAAACTGGGTGAAGGTCCAGGGCTCATGCTGTTTGATAAACGTTATTTCCCAAATCAACAGCTGGTCGCTGCATTAAGGACGAGTGCAGAAAACAGTGGCGCCCCTTTACAGTTCTGTACCATGAAAACCGGAGCAACAGACGGTGGACGCTACAATGTGATGGGTGGCGGGCGCCCCGTTGCAGCACTCTGTTTGCCCACCCGCTATCTGCATGCCAATAGCGGCATGATTTCTGCAAAAGATTATGATGCATTGTTTACGTTAGTCCGTGAGCTGCTGACTTCATTGACGGCAGAGCAGATCAAAACTTTCACCGACTTTCGCCGGGTGATCTGATGCTCAGTGAACGCCAGTTAACGCTTGTCGACCTTCTTGAACAACGGCCTAACTCACTCAGCGAGCTGGCGCGGCAAACTGGCGTTTCAGGTAGAACAATCCTGCGCGATATTGATTACATCAATTTTACCCTCAGCGGGAAAGCGCGCATTCAGCCTGGTGGCAGTGCGGGTTACCAACTGGACATTATCGACCGGCGCAGCTTTTTTCAGCTTTTACAACGCCATGATAACGACGATCGTTTGCTGGCACTTCTGCTGCTCAATACCTTTACCCCCCGCGTACAACTGGCTTCTTCGCTTAATTTGCCGGAAACCTGGGTCGCAGACCGTCTGTCGCGACTGAAGCAACGCTATGAGCGTGCATTTTGTCTTTCCAGCCGCCCCGGTGTGGGCCATTTCGTTGATGAACCAGAAGAAAAACGGATTGTCCTGCTGGCGAACCTGCTCAAAAAAGACCCGCTGTTAATTCCTCTCCCCGGCGTGACGCGAGACACTATCGAACGACTTACCAGCGCATGTGAACATCTTCTTGCTGAGTTCCCACTGACGTCGGGTGAATACCTCGCCAGTCTGGTGCTGGCGGTCTATGCACTGCGTAATCAACTCTCGGGCACATGGCCTGAATGTCGGCATACAGTGTTAAAAAATGCCGTAGAACAGGGCGGGATCTATCTTGGCGAGAACGCGTTCAAAACGCTGCACGGACTGCTGGATAAACAGCAACAACAGGCCATGACCCTGTCTGCCGATACCGTGATTGCTTTACTACAACGCGTACCTGGCGTCGCCACTTTGAACCTTATCGATACGCAACTGGTTGAAAATATCACGGGTCACCTGCTGAGATGCGTTTCGGCCCCCGTTTGGGTACCGGAACATCGCCAGAGCAGCATGAATAACCTGAAAGCGGCCTGGCCCGCTGCATTTGACATGAGCCTGCGCTTCATTGCGCTACTGCGGGAACAGTTAGAAATTCCGCTGTTTGACAGTGATCTGATCGGGCTCTATTTCGCCTGTGCGCTGGAGCGGCACCAAAATGAGCGTCAACCCATCATTTTATTATCCGATCAAAATGCGATTGCCACCATAAATCAGCAGGCTATTGAACGTGATGTATTGAATTGTCGGGTGATCATTGCACGCACTCCCAGTGATGTATACGCGATAAGACAAGAAGTTGATCCCCTGTTGATCGTCAATAACAGCCACTATTTATTGGATGACTCATTAAAAAATGTCCTGACTATTAAAAATATTATTTCCGCAGTCGGGTCCGAACAAATCAAAAATTTTCTTGCCACGGCGTTTATTCGTCAGCAACCGGAGCGCTTCTTCTCTGAGCCGGGCAGCTTTCACTATATGAATCTCGCCGACGAAACCTGGCATCACATTACCCATCAGATTTGCGACAAACTCGTGGCGCAGGAACATATCACCCGTGATGAAGCACTGCGGATATGCGCCCGCGAAGATGAAGGCGAAAACCTGATTATCAATCATCTGGCGATCCCCCACTGCTGGAGCGAACAGAAGCGTCACTTTCGCGGGTTCTTTATTACTCTGGCGCATCCCGTACAGGTCAATAATGAACCGGTCAGCCATGTACTGATTGCTTGCGCTGCCGCTGACGCACGTCACGAATTAAAGATCTTCAGCTATCTGGCCAGCGTGCTGTGTCAGCATCCCGCCGAAACCATTTGTGAGTTAACGGGATATGACGCGTTTATGTCGTTGTTAAAACAATAATGACAGACACAAAAAAAGCGCCTCAAGGGCGCTCTTTCGACAATGGAGATGAACTTATTTCAGCAGTTCCGCCGTCATGTGCACGCGGTTACCGGTGTAAGCCTGAGTGATTTTATAGGAGCTTGCACCAGCCTGTTCAGCCTGAGCGGCGATTTTTGCTTCAGCACTTTCCAGAGTAGAACCGGTCGCGGTCACAGACTGGGCAGCAAAAGAACCGAAAGAGGTAGCGAGAGCGATAACTGCGACAAAAGTTTTGATGCTTTTCATGATATAAACCCTTTAACTTAGTTGTTTAAGTAAGGCACCGTGCCTTGATGTGATAAATAATAGGCCGTTACTCAGACAACTAAAAGCGGAAGGATTTGCCCGTCTCATTCAAATTAATTGAATCAAAATCACTCAGCGATTAAACGCTGCGGATGAGTATAAATGGTCGCCCTGCCTGGCTTACAGAACCCCACCAGCGTCAGATTGCAGCGCTCAGCGACTTCCACCGCCAGCGTGGTGGCAGCAGAGACCGCAAACAGAATCTCAACGCCGCACATCGCAGACTTCTGCACCATCTCATAGCTTGCGCGACTGGAAACCAGCGCCGCTCCCGGCACCCAGCTTTCGCCTTCGGCGGCACGGCGCCCCAGCAGTTTATCCAGCGCAACATGCCGACCGACATCTTCATGTCCGCCCGCCAGTTCACCCGATGGCATCACCCACGCCGCAGCGTGCGTACACCCGGTGAGCTGCCCCACAGGCTGAAAATCTTTCAGATGTCTTAATGCGTGATCAAGTCTGGAGAGGTTAAAAGTCTGGGTGAACGGCAGCGGCTGCACCGGTTTACCGATGTCATTGAGCTGCTCAACCCCGCACACGCCACAGCCGGTGCGTCCGGCCAACGCGCGACGGCGTTCTTTCAGCCCCATAAAACGGCGACTGGAAAGCTCGATCTGGACTTCAAGTCCATTACAGGAGGGAACCACATCCATGCCATAGATCTCGCGCGGGCTGTCAATGATCCCCTCAGACAAGGAAAAACCGACTGCAAAATGTTCCAGATCCTTCGGCGAGGCCATCATGACAACATGAGAAATGCCGTTATAAACCAGCGCCACGGGCACCTCTTCAGCGACCTCATCCGGCTGAGGGTGATGCAAATCCTCACGCTTCCAAAGGTTAACCTGGCGAGAGCTTGTGACATTAATCACATTTCCGACTTCTTTTGGATGTATCTTATTCACTTTCTTTTAACCGTATAAGAACACACGTACCAACATTGTGGTATTCTGTCGCAAGCCCCTCCTGGATGGGGGGAATTAACCCAATTCTGGACCTTTGCGGTCCCGTCCGCAAAGAAAAATAACAACCACACCCTGAGCGCTCACCAACATGAATGTGAAAGGGATGTGACAATGTCGAAAAAGGAGCAAACCATGCAGGTCAGCAGAAGGCAGTTCTTTAAGATCTGCGCTGGCGGTATGGCAGGCACCACGGCGGCAGCACTGGGCTTCGCGCCCGGCGTAGCGCTCGCGGAAACCCGGCAATATAAACTGCTGCGCACCCGCGAAACCCGTAATACCTGCACTTACTGTTCCGTTGGTTGTGGGCTGTTGATGTACAGCCTCGGCGACGGTGCAAAAAACGCCAAAGCGTCAATCTTCCATATCGAAGGTGACCCGGACCATCCGGTCAACCGTGGTGCGCTCTGCCCGAAAGGGGCCGGTCTGGTGGACTTCATCCACTCCGAAAGTCGCCTCAAATTCCCGGAATACCGCGCGCCAGGCTCGGATAAATGGCAACAAATCAGTTGGGATGAGGCATTTGACCGCATCGCGAAACTGATGAAAGAAGACCGCGATGCCAACTACATTGCGCAAAACGCTGAAGGCGTTACCGTTAACCGCTGGCTGTCTACCGGGATGCTGTGTGCTTCCGCGTCCAGTAACGAAACCGGCTTTTTAACGCAAAAATTCACCCGCGCGCTCGGTATGCTCGCGGTCGACAACCAGGCGCGTGTCTGACACGGACCAACGGTAGCAAGTCTTGCTCCAACATTTGGTCGCGGTGCGATGACCAACCACTGGGTCGACATTAAGAACGCCAACCTCGTCGTGGTGATGGGCGGTAACGCCGCTGAAGCACACCCGGTCGGGTTCCGCTGGGCGATGGAAGCGAAGATTCACAACGGCGCGAAGCTGATTGTGATCGATCCGCGTTTCACGCGTACGGCGTCGGTGGCCGATTTCTATGCCCCAATCCGTTCTGGTACTGACATTGCCTTCCTGTCAGGCGTGATGCTGTACCTGCTGACGAACGAAAAATATAACCGCGAATACACCGAGGCCTACACCAACGCCAGCCTGATCGTGCGTGAAGATTTCGGCTTCGAAGATGGCCTGTTCACTGGCTATAACGCGGATCAACGCAAGTACGACAAGACCAGTTGGAACTATGAGCTGGACGAAGAGGGCTTTGCCAAACGCGATACCACCCTGCAACACCCGCGCTGCGTCTGGAACCTGCTGAAACAGCACGTCTCCCGCTACACGCCGGACGTGGTGGAAAATATCTGCGGTACGCCAAAAGCCGACTTCCTGAAAGTCTGCGAGTACATTGCGGAAACCAGCGCGAAAGACAAAACCGCATCGTTCCTGTATGCCCTCGGCTGGACACAGCACTCCATCGGTTCGCAGAACATTCGTACCATGGCGATGATCCAGTTGCTGCTTGGCAACATGGGGATGGCAGGCGGCGGCGTTAACGCCCTGCGCGGCCACTCCAACATTCAGGGGCTGACAGACTTAGGCCTGCTGTCACAAAGCCTGCCGGGTTACCTGACGCTACCGAATGAAAAACAGCCGGACCTGCAAACGTATCTGGCCGCGAACACGCCAAAACCGCTGTTGAAAGACCAGGTCAACTACTGGGGCAACTACCCGAAATTCTTCGTTTCGTTGATGAAGGCCTTCTACGGCGATAAAGCGACAGCGGAAAATAGCTGGGGCTTTGACTTCTTGCCGAAGTGGGACAAAGGGTACGACGTGCTGCAGTACTTCGAGATGATGAAAGAGGGTAAGGTCAATGGCTATATCTGCCAGGGCTTCAACCCGGTTGCCTCATTCCCGAACAAAAACAAGACGATCGCATCACTGTCCAAACTGAAGTTCCTGGTGACGATCGATCCGCTCAACACCGAGACCTCCACCTTCTGGCAAAACCACGGTGAGTCAAACGATGTGGATCCGTCGAAAATCCAGACCGAAGTGTTCCGCCTGCCGTCCACCTGCTTCGCCGAAGAGAACGGCTCGATCGTGAACTCCGGTCGCTGGCTGCAGTGGCACTGGAAAGGCGCAGACGCCCCGGGGATCGCGGTCACCGACGGCGAAATCCTGGCCGGTATCTTCCTGCGCCTGCGCAAAATGTATGCTGAGCAGAGCGGTGCCAACCCGGAACAGGTGCTGAGCATGACCTGGAACTACTCCACCCCACATGAACCGGCATCGGAAGAAGTGGCGATGGAGAGTAACGGGAAAGCGCTGGCCGATCTCATCGACCCGGCAACGGGCGCAGTGATCGTCAAGAAAGGCCAACAGCTCAGCTCGTTTGCTCAGTTGCGTGACGACGGCACCACCTCCAGTGGCTGCTGGATTTTCGCCGGTAGCTGGACGCCGGAAGGCAACCAGATGGCGCGTCGCGATAACGCCGATCCGTCCGGTCTGGGCAATACGCTGGGCTGGGCATGGGCATGGCCGTTGAACCGCCGCATCCTGTACAACCGTGCTTCCGCTGACCCGCAGGGTAATCCGTGGGATCCAAAGCGCCAGATCCTGAAATGGGACGGCGCAAAATGGAGCGGGATGGACATTCCGGACTACAGCGCCGCCGCGCCAGGCAGCGACGTCGGGCCGTTCATCATGCAACCGGAAGGGATGGGACGTCTGTTCGCTCTCGACAAGATGGCGGAAGGTCCATTCCCGGAACACTACGAACCGTTTGAAACGCCGCTGGGTACCAACCCGCTGCACCCGAACGTGATCTCCAACCCTGCCGCCCGTATCTTTAAGGGCGACGCCGAAGCGCTGGGTAAAGCCGATAAGTTCCCGTACGTCGGAACCACTTACCGTCTGACCGAGCACTTCCACTACTGGACCAAGCATGCGCTGCTTAACGCTATCGCGCAGCCGGAACAATTTGTGGAGATCGGCGAGACGCTGGCGAACAAGCTCGGTATCGCCCATGGCGACACTGTTAAAGTCTCCTCTAACCGCGGCTATATCAAAGCCAAAGCAGTGGTGACTAAGCGTATTCGCACGCTGAAGGCAGACGGTAAGGATATCGATACTATCGGTATTCCGATTCACTGGGGCTATGAAGGTGTGGCGAAGAAAGGGTTTATTGCGAACACCCTGACGCCATCGGTGGGCGATGCAAACTCACAAACGCCGGAATTTAAGTCCTTCCTGGTGAACGTGGAAAAGGTGTAACGGAGACGACTTATGGCTTATCAATCGCAAGACATTATCCGTCGTTCCGCGACTAACGGTCTCACCCCCGCGCCTCAGGCGCGGGACTTCCAGGAAGAAGTGGCGAAGCTCATTGACGTCACCACCTGCATCGGCTGTAAAGCCTGTCAGGTGGCCTGTTCAGAGTGGAACGACATCCGTGATGAGATCGGCAGCAACGTCGGGGTCTATGATAACCCGGCGGATTTAACCGCTAAATCCTGGACCGTGATGCGTTTCTCGGAAGTGGAGCAGAACGACAAACTGGAATGGCTGATCCGTAAGGATGGCTGTATGCACTGCGCCGATCCGGGCTGCCTGAAGGCGTGTCCGGCAGAAGGCGCTATCATTCAGTATGCCAACGGGATTGTCGACTTCCAGTCCGAGCAGTGCATCGGCTGTGGTTACTGCATCGCCGGTTGCCCGTTCGACGTGCCGCGACTCAACCCGGAAGACAACCGCGTCTATAAATGTACGCTGTGCGTTGACCGCGTGACCGTTGGCCAGGAACCGGCCTGCGTGAAAACCTGCCCAACGGGTGCTATCCACTTTGGTTCCAAAGAGGACATGAAAACGTTGGCTGGCGAGCGTGTGGCAGAACTGAAAACCCGTGGTTACGACAATGCTGGCCTGTACGATCCGGCGGGCGTAGGTGGGACGCACGTGATGTATGTGTTGCACCATGCCGACAAACCGAATCTGTACCACGGTCTGCCGGAGAACCCGGAAATCAGCGCCACCGTGAAATTCTGGAAAGGGATCTGGAAGCCTCTTGCAGCGGTCGGCTTTGCCGCGACCTTTGCGGCCAGCATCTTCCACTACGTCGGTGTCGGTCCAAACCGTGCGGATGAGGAAGAGAACAACCTGCATGAAGAGAAAGACGATGAGGTGCGCAAATGAAAAGACGTGACACCATCGTGCGCTACACCGCGCCGGAACGCATCAACCACTGGGTCACCGCCTTCTGCTTCGTGCTGGCGGCGGTGAGCGGACTGGGCTTTTTCTTCCCGTCCTTCAACTGGCTGATGCAAATCATGGGCACACCGCAACTGGCGCGTATTCTGCACCCGTTTGTGGGCGTCATCATGTTTGCCTCGTTCATCATCATGTTCTTCCGTTACTGGCACCACAACCTGATTAACCGGGATGACATTTTTTGGGCGAAGAACATTCGCAAGATTGTCGTCAACGAAGAGGTGGGTGACACCGGGCGGTATAACTTCGGCCAGAAATGCGTGTTCTGGGCGGCGATTATCTTCCTGATGCTGCTGCTGGTGAGCGGTGTGATCATCTGGCGTCCGTACTTTGCGCCAGCGTTCTCCATTCCGGTGATCCGCTTCGCGTTAATGCTGCATTCATTTGCCGCCGTCGCGCTGATTGTGGTTATCATGGTGCATATTTACGCCGCGCTGTGGGTAAAAGGTACTATTACCGCGATGGTAGAGGGCTGGGTAACCCGCTCCTGGGCGAAGAAGCATCACCCGCGCTGGTACCGTGAAGTTCGCGAAAAGCAGGATAAGACCCAGTCGTAAGCAAAGGCTGTTCGTGAACCGATAAGATAACGCCGGAGACTGAGTTTCCGGCGTTTTTTTAAGGGATATTTTTGGCCTGACAGGCCGTTTTGACAACTTTTTGACAACTTTATACAGATTACAGACCAACCGACGTTACAGTCGCATAAGAATGGAGTCGATTCTTAAGACAAGGAGACGTACCGTGAATCTCAAACACCTCTTCGCAGCCCTGGCAATGGGACTGCTTGCGACAACAACGGCGGCACAACCGCCCGCGCCGAAAGTGACGATTAAATCCGAACTGGCTTCCCCTCTGGTGCTGGAAAACAGCCAGGACAAAAACTACCTCAAAGTGTCACTGACGGGTTTCCCGCTGCATGCAACCAAACGCAGCCCGATCAACCTCGCGCTGGTGATTGACCGCTCCGGCTCTATGGGCGGCGAGCGTATCGAACAAGCCACAGAAGCTGCCGTAATGGCGGTGAACACTTTAAGCGCCCAGGACACGCTCTCGGTGGTAATTTACGACGACGTCGTGGATGTCATTGTGCCGGCGGCCAAAGTCGACAATAAAGCGAAACTTATCAGCCAAATCCGTGAACGACTGACCGCACGCGGCGGTACTGCCCTGTTTGCCGGTGTTAGCCGCGGTATCAAAGAAAACAGTAAATTCCTCGATAAGGCCCATGTTAACCGCATCATCCT
The sequence above is drawn from the Citrobacter amalonaticus genome and encodes:
- the fdoI gene encoding formate dehydrogenase cytochrome b556 subunit produces the protein MKRRDTIVRYTAPERINHWVTAFCFVLAAVSGLGFFFPSFNWLMQIMGTPQLARILHPFVGVIMFASFIIMFFRYWHHNLINRDDIFWAKNIRKIVVNEEVGDTGRYNFGQKCVFWAAIIFLMLLLVSGVIIWRPYFAPAFSIPVIRFALMLHSFAAVALIVVIMVHIYAALWVKGTITAMVEGWVTRSWAKKHHPRWYREVREKQDKTQS
- the fdhD gene encoding formate dehydrogenase accessory sulfurtransferase FdhD, which encodes MNKIHPKEVGNVINVTSSRQVNLWKREDLHHPQPDEVAEEVPVALVYNGISHVVMMASPKDLEHFAVGFSLSEGIIDSPREIYGMDVVPSCNGLEVQIELSSRRFMGLKERRRALAGRTGCGVCGVEQLNDIGKPVQPLPFTQTFNLSRLDHALRHLKDFQPVGQLTGCTHAAAWVMPSGELAGGHEDVGRHVALDKLLGRRAAEGESWVPGAALVSSRASYEMVQKSAMCGVEILFAVSAATTLAVEVAERCNLTLVGFCKPGRATIYTHPQRLIAE
- a CDS encoding DUF1471 domain-containing protein produces the protein MKSIKTFVAVIALATSFGSFAAQSVTATGSTLESAEAKIAAQAEQAGASSYKITQAYTGNRVHMTAELLK
- the fdnG gene encoding formate dehydrogenase-N subunit alpha, with amino-acid sequence MQVSRRQFFKICAGGMAGTTAAALGFAPGVALAETRQYKLLRTRETRNTCTYCSVGCGLLMYSLGDGAKNAKASIFHIEGDPDHPVNRGALCPKGAGLVDFIHSESRLKFPEYRAPGSDKWQQISWDEAFDRIAKLMKEDRDANYIAQNAEGVTVNRWLSTGMLCASASSNETGFLTQKFTRALGMLAVDNQARVUHGPTVASLAPTFGRGAMTNHWVDIKNANLVVVMGGNAAEAHPVGFRWAMEAKIHNGAKLIVIDPRFTRTASVADFYAPIRSGTDIAFLSGVMLYLLTNEKYNREYTEAYTNASLIVREDFGFEDGLFTGYNADQRKYDKTSWNYELDEEGFAKRDTTLQHPRCVWNLLKQHVSRYTPDVVENICGTPKADFLKVCEYIAETSAKDKTASFLYALGWTQHSIGSQNIRTMAMIQLLLGNMGMAGGGVNALRGHSNIQGLTDLGLLSQSLPGYLTLPNEKQPDLQTYLAANTPKPLLKDQVNYWGNYPKFFVSLMKAFYGDKATAENSWGFDFLPKWDKGYDVLQYFEMMKEGKVNGYICQGFNPVASFPNKNKTIASLSKLKFLVTIDPLNTETSTFWQNHGESNDVDPSKIQTEVFRLPSTCFAEENGSIVNSGRWLQWHWKGADAPGIAVTDGEILAGIFLRLRKMYAEQSGANPEQVLSMTWNYSTPHEPASEEVAMESNGKALADLIDPATGAVIVKKGQQLSSFAQLRDDGTTSSGCWIFAGSWTPEGNQMARRDNADPSGLGNTLGWAWAWPLNRRILYNRASADPQGNPWDPKRQILKWDGAKWSGMDIPDYSAAAPGSDVGPFIMQPEGMGRLFALDKMAEGPFPEHYEPFETPLGTNPLHPNVISNPAARIFKGDAEALGKADKFPYVGTTYRLTEHFHYWTKHALLNAIAQPEQFVEIGETLANKLGIAHGDTVKVSSNRGYIKAKAVVTKRIRTLKADGKDIDTIGIPIHWGYEGVAKKGFIANTLTPSVGDANSQTPEFKSFLVNVEKV
- a CDS encoding putative frv operon regulatory protein, which encodes MLSERQLTLVDLLEQRPNSLSELARQTGVSGRTILRDIDYINFTLSGKARIQPGGSAGYQLDIIDRRSFFQLLQRHDNDDRLLALLLLNTFTPRVQLASSLNLPETWVADRLSRLKQRYERAFCLSSRPGVGHFVDEPEEKRIVLLANLLKKDPLLIPLPGVTRDTIERLTSACEHLLAEFPLTSGEYLASLVLAVYALRNQLSGTWPECRHTVLKNAVEQGGIYLGENAFKTLHGLLDKQQQQAMTLSADTVIALLQRVPGVATLNLIDTQLVENITGHLLRCVSAPVWVPEHRQSSMNNLKAAWPAAFDMSLRFIALLREQLEIPLFDSDLIGLYFACALERHQNERQPIILLSDQNAIATINQQAIERDVLNCRVIIARTPSDVYAIRQEVDPLLIVNNSHYLLDDSLKNVLTIKNIISAVGSEQIKNFLATAFIRQQPERFFSEPGSFHYMNLADETWHHITHQICDKLVAQEHITRDEALRICAREDEGENLIINHLAIPHCWSEQKRHFRGFFITLAHPVQVNNEPVSHVLIACAAADARHELKIFSYLASVLCQHPAETICELTGYDAFMSLLKQ
- a CDS encoding aminopeptidase, giving the protein MNIKLLQQLCEASAVSGDEQEVRAILINELESCVDEMTFDGLGSFVARKGHCGPKVAVVGHMDEVGFMVTHIDDSGFLHFTTIGSWWSQSMLNHRVTICTRKRFKIPGIIGSVAPHALTEKQKHQPLTFDEMFIDIGASSREEVEKRGIAIGDFISPEANFACWGDDKIVGKALDNRVGCALMAELLQSVDNPNITLYGVGSVEEEVGLRGAQTSAEHIRPDVVIVLDTAVAGDVPGIDNTKYPLKLGEGPGLMLFDKRYFPNQQLVAALRTSAENSGAPLQFCTMKTGATDGGRYNVMGGGRPVAALCLPTRYLHANSGMISAKDYDALFTLVRELLTSLTAEQIKTFTDFRRVI
- the fdoH gene encoding formate dehydrogenase O subunit beta codes for the protein MAYQSQDIIRRSATNGLTPAPQARDFQEEVAKLIDVTTCIGCKACQVACSEWNDIRDEIGSNVGVYDNPADLTAKSWTVMRFSEVEQNDKLEWLIRKDGCMHCADPGCLKACPAEGAIIQYANGIVDFQSEQCIGCGYCIAGCPFDVPRLNPEDNRVYKCTLCVDRVTVGQEPACVKTCPTGAIHFGSKEDMKTLAGERVAELKTRGYDNAGLYDPAGVGGTHVMYVLHHADKPNLYHGLPENPEISATVKFWKGIWKPLAAVGFAATFAASIFHYVGVGPNRADEEENNLHEEKDDEVRK